In one window of Comamonas testosteroni DNA:
- a CDS encoding efflux transporter outer membrane subunit: protein MDSDMKTMQGIRSLMPSLSALTAALVLAGCASAPPTVAQHAGVALPANFSAQAAAAGWTQAAPAEAQPRGAWWRVFADTELSALVERAGEANTDVQTAAARLAEARALLRSADAQRQPQIGASGGAARQAGANTASGMQPATLVTAGLNFSYEADLFGRLSRASEAAREDANAREALLQSTRLMVQADVAQTYLQLRSLQTERQLVEQSLAAYRETLRLIEKRYRAGDAAELDVARMQTEVSATEAETLALERQQAALTHALAVLVGDVATGFTLASQPLLATLPVIPAGVPATVLARRPDVSAAQASVLAAQARVGVAQAAWFPAITLTGNGGYASPELGDLFKWSARSWGIGALLSLPIFDGGQRAAQEEGARARLEAAVAAQRGQVLAAFRDVEDQLSALRLLSGQARVLGQAVQSSERATHLSDVRYRNGLVSQLELLDARRNELRNRRQALQVRTAQYTATVALIRALGGSWDSGETVAASS from the coding sequence ATGGATTCCGATATGAAAACGATGCAAGGCATTCGATCCCTGATGCCGTCCCTGAGCGCGCTGACGGCAGCCCTGGTGCTGGCGGGTTGCGCCAGCGCACCGCCCACGGTGGCCCAGCATGCCGGCGTTGCACTGCCCGCAAACTTCAGTGCCCAGGCCGCAGCCGCGGGCTGGACGCAGGCCGCCCCGGCCGAGGCCCAGCCGCGCGGTGCCTGGTGGCGGGTATTTGCCGACACCGAACTCAGCGCTCTGGTGGAGCGTGCGGGTGAAGCCAATACCGATGTGCAGACCGCTGCGGCACGTCTGGCCGAAGCGCGGGCGCTGCTGCGCTCGGCCGATGCCCAGCGCCAGCCGCAGATCGGAGCCTCTGGCGGCGCGGCGCGCCAGGCCGGGGCGAACACCGCCAGCGGCATGCAGCCCGCAACCCTGGTCACGGCCGGCTTGAACTTCTCCTACGAAGCGGATCTGTTCGGCCGCCTGTCGCGGGCCAGCGAAGCGGCACGCGAGGATGCCAATGCACGCGAGGCCCTGCTGCAAAGCACGCGCCTGATGGTGCAGGCCGATGTGGCCCAGACTTATCTGCAACTGCGTTCGCTGCAGACCGAACGCCAGCTGGTCGAGCAGAGTCTGGCGGCCTATCGCGAGACGTTGAGGCTGATCGAGAAGCGCTACCGCGCCGGCGATGCGGCCGAGCTGGACGTGGCGCGCATGCAGACCGAGGTTTCGGCCACCGAGGCCGAGACACTGGCGTTGGAGCGCCAGCAGGCGGCCCTCACGCATGCGCTGGCCGTGCTTGTGGGGGATGTCGCCACTGGCTTCACGCTGGCCTCGCAGCCTTTGCTGGCAACGCTGCCCGTGATTCCGGCAGGCGTGCCCGCGACGGTACTGGCGCGTCGCCCCGATGTGTCGGCAGCCCAGGCATCGGTACTGGCGGCCCAGGCGCGCGTGGGCGTGGCCCAGGCTGCATGGTTTCCGGCCATCACGCTCACGGGCAATGGCGGCTATGCCTCGCCGGAGCTGGGCGATTTGTTCAAGTGGTCGGCACGCTCCTGGGGCATAGGTGCCTTGCTGTCCCTGCCCATCTTTGACGGCGGCCAGCGCGCCGCGCAGGAGGAGGGGGCCCGCGCGCGTCTGGAGGCCGCCGTGGCAGCCCAGCGCGGCCAGGTACTCGCGGCCTTTCGGGATGTGGAGGATCAGCTCAGTGCCTTGCGCCTGCTCTCGGGCCAGGCCCGCGTGCTGGGGCAGGCCGTGCAGTCTTCCGAGCGGGCCACGCACCTCTCGGACGTGCGCTACCGCAACGGTCTGGTGAGCCAGCTGGAGCTGCTGGATGCACGCCGCAACGAGTTGCGCAACCGTCGCCAGGCCTTGCAGGTGCGTACCGCGCAGTACACGGCCACGGTGGCGCTGATTCGCGCGCTGGGCGGGAGCTGGGACAGCGGCGAGACCGTGGCGGCAAGCAGCTGA